In a single window of the Prochlorococcus marinus XMU1408 genome:
- a CDS encoding N-acetyltransferase yields MLGLNSANKCPQIPEGFVLLRSEIGSVRKINRLLSKCNQDTHQPRKLELALKSSDFYLTLIHKTSDDLVGFVRVTSDKGLNANLWDLVAEPGDQQEKYISIVVFKAIEIIRRELPGCSISVAAPLISLKALKANGFLLDPNGIKTMGFRL; encoded by the coding sequence ATGCTTGGATTAAATTCAGCAAATAAATGTCCTCAAATTCCTGAGGGCTTTGTTCTTCTTAGAAGTGAAATTGGTTCGGTACGTAAAATCAATAGGCTTCTATCCAAATGTAATCAAGATACTCATCAACCAAGAAAGTTAGAATTAGCCTTGAAAAGTAGTGATTTTTATTTAACTCTTATTCACAAGACTTCTGATGACCTTGTAGGTTTTGTTCGTGTGACAAGTGATAAAGGTTTAAATGCCAATTTGTGGGATTTAGTGGCAGAACCTGGAGATCAGCAAGAAAAATATATTTCTATCGTAGTTTTCAAGGCAATTGAAATTATTAGACGTGAATTACCAGGGTGTAGCATTTCGGTTGCTGCACCATTGATTTCTCTTAAAGCATTAAAAGCAAATGGATTTTTGTTGGATCCAAATGGTATTAAAACAATGGGATTTAGACTGTGA